From the Argentina anserina chromosome 3, drPotAnse1.1, whole genome shotgun sequence genome, the window GTAGAatatacataaaataatatctTATGACACgacaacaatttttttaaaaatatatatatatctatcaaACACGAAAAcacaaaattattttaattcacAAATTATTCAACTTACTGCAcacaatttgttttcttttagtCACAGTAATGCAAAAGCATCTCTTAGTAGTTCGACTCAAATTTCCATTTACATCTCGAGAGTAATCaaaatgtctttttttttttttagaaacgaAATGTCTTTTTTATAAAAGCTATTGTGAAATATCAAGCTAGGTGAAAATGAGAAACAAAAAATGCATGAAAGATATCGATGAAGAGAAGTTCTTAGGTAAGGTAAAGTACGTATGGCAGTTTTATCTACAGTACTGATCTTCTATTGGTCTATCATGTCGCCACATAGTATGTAAGATTCAAATTTGCTCACCGCCTATATAGTACCGGTTATACCACCATACACTGGTGAATACTTGTATTCTATTATATTCTAAAACTTTTCATGATCGATCGGGACTGGAATGATTGCTTAAACTatgttatatatattactCATTAGGGAACACTTCATAATAGACAAGAAATAGCTGTGAAGAGGCTGTCAAAAAGCTCTGGGCAAGGCGTACGAGAGTTCCAGAATGAGGTTTTACTGGTTGCTAAGCTTCAACACCGGAATCTTGTGAGGCTTCTGGGATTCTGTTTAGAAGGAGAGGAAACCCTACTTATCTATGAATATGTGCCCAACCAAAGTCttgattattttctgtttggtAAGTCAGTATCACAATAATCagttaaatttgaaaatatagtACATAATTATTTGTAAATCGAACTGTAATATATTTGTTGAATGCGAGTGTAGACGCCGAAAAAAGAGAGCTATTGGATTGGCCAAGACGTTGCACCATAATAGTAGGAATCGCGCGAGGAATCCTTTATCTTCATGAAGATTCTAGGCTTCGAGTTATACATCGTGATTTGAAAGCGAGCAATATCTTGTTAGATGCCAATATGCATCCAAAAATTTCAGATTTTGGAATGGCAAGAATGTTTGGAGTCGATGATCAAACTCAAGGAAACACCCGGCGAATTGTAGGCACTTAGTAAGTTGTACTAACTATACACATATGTACCTATTACACTCTTTAAGTCTTCATGCTTTTAACCTTTTATGTGGTTTTTTGCTGCTACTTTAGTGGTTACATGGCTCCAGAATATGCCATGGAGGGATTGTATTCTATAAAATCAGATGTCTTCAGCTTCGGAATACTCTTGCTTGAGATCCTAACGGGGAGAAAGAACTTTTCAGGCTTTCATCCCACAACTTCTACACCGACTCTTCTCAGTCAGGTAAGGTTTTACATGCATTTATAGGAAGTCTTAATTTAGTTAATCATTTTGGTATAGGAGTAAATTTGATTAATTAGAAATAACTAATCGAATTTTTTACATGTACGTACACTCATTATTGTTCTCACGCATGCAGGCTTGGCAATTATGGAATGAAGGGGAAGTGTTGGAGTTGATGGATCCATTGCTGAAAGATGCATGCAATCCAACTGAGTTCTTGAGATACATCCACATTGGATTATTGTGTGTTCAAGAAAAGGCAAACGATAGGCCGACCATGTCGTCCGTTCTTCTAATGTTAAAGAGTGAAAGTATCAGCCTAACCAAACCTGAGCGACCTGCCTTCATTACAGGTGGATCTTCCAATGATCACGGCCATACATTAGGGGATTTACCTGGTTTCTCTGTCAATGGTTTAACGGTTTCAGATGATATTCCACGTTGAGTTGCAGCAGTTCACTCATACGTGGAATTTCATTGCCTCCGATCTTAGTCTACTTCCTCGATCTTTGTCTATTTTATGAAATGAATTTTACTAGCGACGACTCATACTTTCAACACGCAGAAATTAATTATTGTTTCTAATTTCATGCAATCGAATGTTATAAATTAGAATTATTCACAACGTTGTTCTGATATAATTttgaagttttaatttttaaagcCTTATTGCTCTCCGGGCGCCGATCAACAGTATATGTGGACAGCGTGTGTCaagaatgatttttttttcttttgtgaaaGAGGCGGTGGAAAAGGATCCTAATTGCGTCAAATACTGTATATTGCGAGTAAAAGAGCAGTTACAGCACTGGTTTACATAGAATCTCGATCAGACATCAAGAAGAGCTGAGAGagtataataatttttctgaAATTTCTGTAACACTTCTCAAAAACCAACCAATAAAtcctcatgagtcatgaccACTGATGTGTTTCAGATACGTGTATGACTCTTGACTAATCTGTAGCAATGGCTAAAACGGGTCCCACTGATATGTttcaaataatgtaaaacaaTATGTATCAGTATCAGTAATACAGTATAGCCTTATTACTTTGCTAGGCGTcagtaatatatatttacattgATGCTCCGCTTCGTTTTAACCCCAACCTCCCAATATTCCTGGCTTTATTCCAACTCCAGCCCACTTGGGCCTATGCTTTATCTTTTGACTTTTCATATAGAGGGTATTCATTTAGTTCATTTAGTCTTTAATGGGCCCAAGTGAACTCTCTCTCCAGTTAAGTTTGTCGGAAAATTCTACTAGTACGTGACGGATATGATGACATCAACCACTTTATCCAAGGAAGATTAAATCCTATCAGGAGGTTTACCCAATAAATCATCTAATTGGATTTGGAAAACAACCAAAGACTtgacttcttctttttctggaAATGGGCTTGACTTGACTTTAGGGTTGCGTAAGGTTCCTCTGTTTCATTTTTCACGTAGTGACATCATGACGTAACGTGTTGAAGAAGAGCCTTGATATTTTCCCACACTCCCGTCCCCATCTTCGACTCAACGGTTTTCAAAATTAATCTCTATTTTCCTTGTCTATTCCTCCTCCGATTATGACTACTGTGATATCTTTGAACTCTGGAATGGATAAATGGACAATCTCAACAAGAAACCATTAAACTTGGCTTTTAGCTTCCTTGACTGGCAGTTCTTTCAAGACCCCAAGACAAACACGTACCACCTTATACATTGATAATTATCATAACAGACATGCAACGATCTGTATACAGATCCTAAAACAAAAGCAACTTAACATGGCAGAAATGATCCTTCTCTGCCTGTCAGTAGTCACCCTGCTAAGCTTTCCAACTACAGAGGCCGACAACCTGTCCTATATCTGCCCCAACACCACCGTCTTCACCCCAAACTCCACCTTCCAATCCAACCGAAACCAACTCCTCTCCACTCTCTCCTCCAATTCCACACGTAACACCGGCTTTTACAACGCCACCGCCGGCCGTTCCCCAAGCGAAACCGTTTACGGACTCTTCCTCTGCCGCGGTGACGTCGCCACCGACGTTTGCAAAGCATGCGTGGCCACCGCGACCTCGGAGGTGGTGCAGCTGTGCCCGGTCGAGAAAGAGGTCGTTATATGGTATGACGAATGCATGCTCCGGTACTCCAACAATTCCTTCTTCTCCGTCGCCACCGAAACCCCAGCGGTGTTCATGTGGAACACCGCCAACGTCAGCAGTGAGCTGAGCCGGTTCAAGCAGGTCTTGGGGGAGAGCATGACGGAGGTGGCCACAGAGGCCGCGAACGACGTCGATAAGTTCGCGACGAGAGAGGCGAACTTCACGGAGTTGATCAGCGTGTACAGCTTGGGGCAGTGTACGCAGGACTTGTCTAGTTTCGAATGCAATAGGTGTCTTCGGGGAGCTATAGCGATGTTGCAAAGCGAAAAGATAGGGGGACGAGTTCTGAATCCAAGTTGTAATGTTAGGTTTGAACAATTACCCTTTTATCAGAATAAGCCGTCAGCACCGGCGCCGGCACCAGAGGCTCGCCCTCTTTCTCCGCCGAGTTCAGCTAGGAAAGGTAAAATACGACTAGTATTGAGTATTAACATTAGATTCATTTTTATACAGCTTGTTCAACACGTGTTGAATCAGATGGAAAAATGACATAATATGATCGAGAGTTTTGTTCTGTTTTGATTATGCTTGTTCACAAAACATATGATAGATGCTCCATAATCCAgatgttaatcaaattaaaagaCTCAGGGACATCATCAAGTTTTGTTTGATTAAAGAATTTATAGTGTTTCAGAATTAAGGATTAGTAAAAATCTATGGTGTTTCAGAATTAAGGGTTAGTAAAGGGACTGGATTGATCTGGGTGGGATTATGAGTAGTTTAAACAATTTTTTGGCTAATTGGGTTTGCAGATCTGTTTTCGACTAGTAACTTTCAGCTTATTAGTCTTGTTATTTATGCAGGGAAGAGCAAAATTTCCGGAAAAGTGATTGTGGTCATTGCCGTTGCAATTGCCGTCTCTTTGGTGCTTTTTGTAATCGGCTACTGTCTCATTACTAAGAGGGCAAGAAAGAAGTACAACGCAGTAGCAGAACTAAGTGGTAATGATTATAATTACCCTGCTTTGCAAAGTAAACTATTTGGTATTTCTCCTTAAATTAAGTCATAAGTTTAATGGAATTATTGATATATTGTTGCAGGTGAGAATGACATTTCTAGTGCAGAGTCTTTGCAATTTGATTTTGGTACCATTGAAGCCGCTACAAATAGTTTTTCTGATGATAACAAGTTAGGAGAAGGTGGATTTGGTGAAGTTTTCAAGGTAGGCATTGTTCGAGaagtttcattttcatatgaaTGTAAAACCTAATTAGATCTGAATAATCTGAGAACCTAGACGTTTCAAGGATGTTATCTAAAATGTTGTTCAAGAATGAAAATTCCATCAATTGATTAAAGTTGTTCTTAGGGTTTGCTTTCGAATGGTGAAGAAATAGCAGTCAAGAGGCTATCAAGAAATTCTGGCCAAGGAGTAGAAGAATTTAAGAATGAGATGGTACTAGTAGCCAAGCTTCAACACCGAAATCTGGTTAGGCTACTGGGATTTTGTTTGGAAGGGG encodes:
- the LOC126785787 gene encoding cysteine-rich receptor-like protein kinase 10, whose protein sequence is MAEMILLCLSVVTLLSFPTTEADNLSYICPNTTVFTPNSTFQSNRNQLLSTLSSNSTRNTGFYNATAGRSPSETVYGLFLCRGDVATDVCKACVATATSEVVQLCPVEKEVVIWYDECMLRYSNNSFFSVATETPAVFMWNTANVSSELSRFKQVLGESMTEVATEAANDVDKFATREANFTELISVYSLGQCTQDLSSFECNRCLRGAIAMLQSEKIGGRVLNPSCNVRFEQLPFYQNKPSAPAPAPEARPLSPPSSARKGKSKISGKVIVVIAVAIAVSLVLFVIGYCLITKRARKKYNAVAELSGENDISSAESLQFDFGTIEAATNSFSDDNKLGEGGFGEVFKGLLSNGEEIAVKRLSRNSGQGVEEFKNEMVLVAKLQHRNLVRLLGFCLEGDEKLLVYEYVPNKSLDYILFDPEKQGQLDWQRRYKIIAGIARGIIYLHEDSRFRIIHRDLKASNILLDGEMHPKISDFGMARIFDVDQTQANTNRVVGTFGYMSPEYAMHGQFSVKSDIYSFGVLILEIISGKNNGYYFQTDAAEDLVSHAWKLWRDGMPLELLDPCLRDSYSRNEVIRCIHIGLLCVQEDPADRPTMQSLILMLNSYSATLPLPQEPAYFHRTRSDFMPNMSLEFDQSISKPSPSVYDGSITEVYPR